In one Candidatus Rickettsiella isopodorum genomic region, the following are encoded:
- the rplT gene encoding 50S ribosomal protein L20, with the protein MPRVKRGVTARARHKKIIKAAKGYRGARSRVIRAAKQAVTKAGQYAYRDRKQKKRDFRALWIVRINAAVREEGMIYSRFIAGLSKAEIAVDRKILADLAITDKATFAQLVEKAKQALA; encoded by the coding sequence ATGCCAAGAGTGAAACGTGGGGTGACTGCAAGAGCCCGACATAAAAAAATTATAAAAGCAGCCAAAGGTTATAGAGGTGCACGCAGCCGTGTTATCCGAGCGGCGAAGCAAGCAGTAACAAAAGCAGGTCAATATGCTTATCGTGATAGAAAGCAAAAGAAACGTGATTTTCGTGCACTCTGGATAGTGCGTATTAATGCCGCAGTACGTGAAGAGGGTATGATTTATAGTCGCTTTATTGCGGGTCTTAGTAAGGCAGAAATCGCGGTTGATCGTAAAATTTTAGCGGATTTAGCGATTACTGATAAAGCTACTTTTGCACAGCTCGTTGAAAAAGCCAAGCAAGCCTTAGCTTAA
- the rpmI gene encoding 50S ribosomal protein L35 has product MPKLKSHRGAAKRFKPTAKGYKCAQSHHNHILTKKDSKRKRHLRHTNLVNPSDVRAVERLLQGS; this is encoded by the coding sequence ATGCCTAAGTTAAAAAGTCACCGAGGTGCTGCAAAGCGCTTTAAACCTACAGCTAAAGGTTATAAATGTGCACAATCACATCATAACCATATTCTTACTAAGAAAGATAGTAAACGCAAGCGCCACTTGCGTCATACAAATTTAGTTAATCCCAGTGACGTACGTGCAGTCGAACGACTGTTACAAGGTTCTTAA
- the infC gene encoding translation initiation factor IF-3 has protein sequence MQHRPVGGFQPRSATSNAKKVRVNNEIRVPQVRLIGPDREQLGVVSLNEALRKAEEAELDLVEIAPTAAPPVCRIMNYGKYLFELSKQKTAQKKKQKRIQLKEIKFRPVTEEGDYQVKLRNLIRFLQQGDKAKITVRFRGREIAHLHLGAKLIERLEKDLADYAAIDDKPKMEGRQMVLVVSPKKTK, from the coding sequence ATTCAGCATAGACCAGTAGGAGGTTTTCAACCTAGGTCAGCAACCAGCAATGCAAAAAAGGTCAGGGTTAACAACGAAATTCGTGTTCCCCAAGTAAGGTTAATAGGCCCTGATCGTGAGCAGTTAGGTGTGGTTTCTTTAAATGAAGCGCTAAGAAAAGCTGAAGAGGCTGAACTTGATTTAGTAGAAATTGCGCCAACAGCGGCTCCTCCCGTTTGTCGGATCATGAATTATGGTAAGTATCTCTTTGAATTGAGTAAGCAAAAAACAGCGCAAAAGAAAAAGCAAAAGCGTATTCAATTGAAAGAAATTAAGTTTCGACCCGTAACAGAAGAAGGGGATTATCAGGTCAAGCTACGCAACCTGATTCGTTTCCTGCAACAAGGGGATAAGGCTAAAATCACGGTACGATTTCGAGGTCGTGAAATTGCTCACTTGCATTTAGGTGCTAAGCTTATTGAACGTTTAGAAAAGGATCTAGCTGATTATGCTGCGATCGATGATAAACCTAAGATGGAAGGCCGACAAATGGTGTTAGTCGTTAGCCCCAAAAAAACTAAGTAG